In the Brassica napus cultivar Da-Ae chromosome A7, Da-Ae, whole genome shotgun sequence genome, one interval contains:
- the LOC125576160 gene encoding MATH domain and coiled-coil domain-containing protein At3g44790-like — MIPLAKIHDKNEDFLVNDQLMIVAEVDVLQVVVTSEKPEETNPLNQVESVSSIQDSVVEFRARNQHLKTACTNVLLSLTQTLCQTPQELSVDDLVEAGKTLAYMKDSGLEVEWLVKKLNEVKAKKQEQSG, encoded by the exons ATGATTCCCTTAGCCAAAATCCATGACAAAAATGAAGATTTCCTTGTAAACGACCAACTCATGATAGTTGCCGAGGTAGATGTTCTTCAAGTTGTTGTCACCTCAGAGAAACCTGAAGAGACAAATCCTCTGAACCAG GTAGAATCTGTGAGCTCGATCCAAGACAGTGTAGTGGAATTCCGTGCAAGGAACCAACATCTGAAGACTGCATGCACAAATGTCTTGCTCAGCCTTACTCAGACTCTGTGCCAAACACCTCAGGAACTTTCTGTTGACGATCTGGTCGAAGCAGGGAAAACACTTGCTTACATGAAAGATTCTGGCTTGGAGGTTGAGTGGTTGGTGAAGAAGCTTAATGAAGTGAAGGCAAAGAAGCAAGAGCAGTCTGGTTAA
- the LOC106356830 gene encoding MATH domain and coiled-coil domain-containing protein At3g58360-like, with amino-acid sequence MEKKVDKKFTWVIKDFSSLQSEKIFSDKFVVSGCKWYISAYPKGYKVDNFLSLYLEVPDYGSLPSDWRRHARYRLIVVNQRSEKLSRQLEVQHWFDVKSSSWGFPSMLSLDEINSKDGGFLVNGELKIAIEIDLLEIIGKVEGNGFHLLSSQVESVSRMFEKHPETASEVHLRNPNIRTGYMNLLLSLIDTLRQSPQELPKDEAHYALQSLTDAGFKLDWLEKKISQVSEMKENAKDGEIHRQEIEKELKDLKQKCSDVEAQLEKEKSKALAAKTRISFDNIIE; translated from the exons ATGGAAAAGAAAGTTGATAAGAAGTTCACTTGGGTGATAAAGGATTTCTCTTCTTTGCAATCTGAgaaaatattttcagataaatTTGTCGTCAGTGGCTGCAAATG GTATATTAGTGCATATCCCAAAGGATACAAGGTTGATAACTTTCTGTCATTGTATCTGGAAGTCCCCGATTATGGATCATTACCATCTGACTGGAGAAGACACGCACGATATCGCCTCATTGTTGTAAATCAGCGTTCTGAGAAACTCTCCCGGCAACTTG AAGTACAACACTGGTTTGATGTGAAGTCTAGCAGCTGGGGCTTTCCATCCATGCTTTCCCTCGATGAAATTAATTCCAAAGATGGCGGGTTTCTGGTAAATGGGGAGCTCAAGATTGCTATCGAGATAGATCTTCTTGAAATTATTGGCAAAGTAGAGGGTAATGggtttcatcttctttcttcacAG GTGGAATCTGTGAGCCGTATGTTTGAAAAACACCCAGAGACTGCTTCTGAAGTCCATCTAAGGAACCCTAATATTAGGACAGGTTACATGAATTTGCTACTTAGCCTGATTGATACTTTGCGCCAGTCGCCTCAAGAGCTCCCCAAGGATGAGGCGCATTATGCACTGCAATCCTTGACTGATGCTGGGTTTAAGTTGGACTGGTTGGAGAAGAAAATTTCTCAAGTATCAGAAATGAAGGAGAATGCGAAAGATGGTGAGATTCATAGGCaagaaattgaaaaagagtTGAAAGATTTGAAGCAGAAGTGCTCAGACGTGGAGGCTCAACTGGAGAAGGAGAAGTCAAAGGCGTTGGCTGCAAAAACTCGTATCTCATTCGATAATATTATTGAATGA
- the LOC125576623 gene encoding MATH domain and coiled-coil domain-containing protein At3g58270-like: MGEQVEKRFTWVLKNFSDLQDEPSYSRPFVFAGCNWHIIAYPKGYDKCRHLSLYLGIVNPESLPSGWRRELKFRLTLVNKVWRSDTKVLEGQRWFDASSSVWGFKEFMPLSTIRYRDNKFLVGDKIVIVAELHLFPLVVETVKIIQPLSCNEGSQVAAGKSQNADASQEKVVDFDVSQDVDASKEGLDDDGASEENVDDDDGPSQEGSDDDGASEEGSGDDDASSLVSEDGSSEKGSLKDGALTVGNCGVKRNNVASETEVSNVDYDDAPIEDPGDDDVIENDQGDDNASSLASGVSERDVGSLNKFDDASQREDDGDMKCNKVASVTEASNDLPEEVQPVEETKDVNGFQVLSSQVESVSHIFRRHPDIALGFRPKNQAIRKAYMNELLSLIEMMCQSPHKLSEDDLSNADDTLADLIDVGFKLDWLKIKLNEVSEKKKKEKGSDARLRTMEEQLLKLKLMFLDLETQLQKEKEEALAARAPFSFNDVVY, translated from the exons ATGGGTGAGCAAGTTGAGAAGAGATTCACATGGGTTTTGAAAAACTTCTCAGACTTGCAAGACGAGCCTAGCTACTCTCGCCCTTTCGTCTTCGCTGGTTGCAATTGGCATATAATTGCTTACCCCAAGGGGTATGACAAGTGCAGACACTTATCTCTGTATCTGGGTATTGTAAATCCTGAATCTTTACCATCAGGATGGAGAAGAGAATTGAAGTTTCGCCTCACTCTTGTTAATAAGGTTTGGAGAAGTGATACCAAAGTATTAG AAGGGCAACGGTGGTTCGATGCAAGTAGTAGCGTTTGGGGGTTTAAAGAGTTCATGCCCCTTTCAACGATTCGTTACAGAGATAATAAATTTCTGGTTGGTGACAAGATTGTTATTGTCGCTGAACTACACCTTTTTCCACTTGTTGTGGAAACTGTGAAGATTATTCAACCTCTGAGCTGCAATGAAGGAAGCCAAGTTGCTGCTGGAAAATCTCAGAATGCTGATGCatctcaagagaaagtagtagACTTTGATGTCTCTCAGGATGTCGATGCATCTAAAGAGGGTTTGGATGATGATGGGGCATCTGAAGAgaatgttgatgatgatgatgggcCATCTCAAGAGGGCTCAGATGATGATGGTGCATCGGAAGAGGGctctggtgatgatgatgctTCATCTCTTGTTTCTGAAGATGGAAGTAGTGAGAAAGGTTCTTTGAAGGACGGAGCTCTTACAGTAGGAAACTGTGGTGTGAAGCGTAACAATGTGGCATCTGAGACTGAGGTTTCCAATGTGGATTATGATGATGCGCCTATAGAGGATCCAGGTGATGATGATGTAATTGAAAATGATCAGGGTGATGATAATGCGTCATCTCTTGCTTCCGGTGTCAGTGAGAGAGATGTAGGCTCTCTAAACAAATTTGATGACGCCTCTCAGAGGGAAGATGATGGTGATATGAAGTGTAATAAAGTAGCATCTGTTACTGAGGCTTCCAATGATCTTCCGGAGGAGGTTCAACCAGTAGAGGAAACCAAAGATGTTAATGGTTTTCAGGTTTTATCTTCACAG GTAGAATCAGTGAGCCATATATTCAGAAGACACCCTGACATAGCATTAGGCTTCCGTCCAAAGAACCAAGCGATCAGAAAAGCTTACATGAATGAACTCCTTAGCCTCATCGAGATGATGTGCCAGTCACCACACAAACTCTCCGAGGATGATCTGAGCAATGCTGATGACACACTGGCTGATCTGATTGATGTCGGTTTTAAATTGGATTGGCTGAAGATAAAGCTGAATGAGGTttcagagaagaagaagaaggaaaagggTAGTGACGCTCGGCTAAGAACAATGGAAGAACAGTtgctgaagctgaagctgatgTTCTTGGATCTTGAAACTCAGCTGCAGAAGGAAAAGGAAGAGGCTTTGGCTGCAAGAGCTCCATTCTCGTTCAACGATGTTGTGTATTGA
- the LOC106353198 gene encoding probable LRR receptor-like serine/threonine-protein kinase At1g56140 isoform X1: MGRLYIAVAVWLVSMTCLFNAVRAQNGTRATTDPDEARALNKIFETWKITATEAWNKSGELCSGAAIDDSISIDNLFYNPLIKCDCSFVGSTICRIIALRARGMNVTGPIPQELWSLVYISNLNLNQNFLSGSLSPGIGNLTRMQWMTFGANALSGPLPKEIGLLTDLRSLAVDMNNFSGSLPPEIGNCTRLVKIYIGSSGLTGELPSSFVNLVNLEEAWINDIQLTGPIPAFIGNWTSLTTLRILGTNLSGPIPSTFANLVSLTELRLGEISNSRSSLHFIRNMKSLSVLVLRNNNLTGTIPSNIADYLQLRQLDLSFNNLTGQIPPSLFNSSQLTHLFLGNNKLSGSLPIQKSSSLSNLDVSYNDLTGNLPSWVRLPNLQLNLIANHFTVGGSDRRVFPGLDCLQKSFPCNRGKGVYFNFSVNCGGPDIRSSIGALYEKDEGELGPASSFVSKKQRWAVSNVGLFTGSNSNQYRALSDTPFANTSDSELFQSARLSASSLRYYGLGLENGGYSVTLQFGEIQIQGSGTWTSLGRRLFDIYVQGKLVEKDFDVHRTANGSTSRVIQRVYKANVSENYVEIHLFWAGKGTCCIPAQGTYGPLVSAISATPDFIPTVANKLPPESKKKIGIIAGAIVGAGMISILVIAIILIIRRKRKRAADEEVLHSLDIRPYTFSYSELRGATQDFNSSNKLGEGGFGPVFKGKLNDGREIAVKQLSVASRQGKGQFVAEIATISAVQHRNLVKLYGCCIEGNQRMLVYEYLSNHSLDQALFEENSLQLGWSDRFEICLGVAKGLAYMHEESSPRIVHRDVKASNILLDSDLIPKLSDFGLAKLYDDKKTHISTRVAGTIGYLSPEYVMLGHLTEKTDVFAFGIVALEIVSGRPNSSPEMDEEKQYLLEWAWSLHQENRDMEVVDAGLTGYDEEEVKRVIGVAFLCTQTDHAVRPAMSRVVGMLTGNVEITEANAKPGYVSERTFENAMSFMSGGSTSSSLVLPPDTPKNPSK; encoded by the exons ATGGGGAGGCTGTATATCGCAGTCGCAGTTTGGTTGGTGTCCATGACTTGTTTATTTAATGCGGTTCGAGCACAGAACGGAACCAGAGCTACTACTGATCCCGACGAAG CTCGGGCACTGAACAAGATCTTCGAGACGTGGAAGATAACGGCGACGGAAGCATGGAACAAGAGCGGCGAACTCTGCAGCGGAGCAGCCATCGACGACAGCATCAGCATCGACAACTTGTTCTACAACCCTCTCATAAAATGCGACTGTTCCTTTGTCGGCTCCACCATCTGCCGCATCATCGCTCT GAGGGCACGTGGGATGAATGTTACCGGACCTATTCCTCAAgagctgtggagtctcgttTACATCTCTAATCT GAACCTTAATCAGAATTTCTTGAGTGGCTCCTTGTCTCCTGGCATTGGTAATCTGACTCGCATGCAGTGGAT GACTTTTGGGGCCAATGCTTTGTCCGGTCCACTCCCCAAGGAGATAGGATTGCTCACTGATTTAAGATCTCT CGCTGTTGATATGAATAATTTCTCCGGTTCTCTACCACCTGAGATTGGAAATTGCACCAGGCTTGTCAAAAT ATACATTGGAAGTTCAGGACTTACTGGTGAACTTCCTTCATCATTTGTTAATCTTGTCAACTTGGAAGAAGc TTGGATTAATGATATCCAACTTACAGGTCCCATACCTGCCTTCATAGGAAATTGGACCAGTCTTACTACTCT GAGAATTCTGGGGACTAATTTGAGTGGTCCAATTCCATCTACATTTGCCAACTTAGTTTCGTTGACAGAACT GAGACTAGGTGAAATATCCAACAGCCGTTCTTCTCTTCATTTCATCCGCAACATGAAATCTCTAAGTGTCCT AGTATTACGGAACAATAATCTTACAGGCACGATACCTTCCAATATTGCAGATTACTTGCAACTGCGACAACT TGATTTGAGTTTCAACAACCTAACTGGGCAGATTCCACCTTCGCTTTTCAACTCAAGCCAACTTACTCACTT GTTTCTGGGAAATAACAAGTTGAGCGGTTCCTTACCCATTCAAAAGAGTTCCTCTCTTAGTAATCT AGATGTTTCATACAATGATTTGACAGGAAATCTTCCTTCTTGGGTTCGCCTACCAAACTTGCAACT TAACCTGATTGCGAACCACTTTACAGTAGGAGGGTCTGACAGAAG GGTTTTCCCCGGACTGGACTGCCTCCAGAAGAGTTTCCCCTGCAATCGAGGAAAAGGCGTAT ATTTCAACTTTTCTGTCAACTGTGGAGGCCCGGATATCAGGTCCAGTATTGGAGCTTTGTATGAGAAAGACGAGGGGGAGCTTGGACCAGCTTCATCTTTCGTAAGTAAAAAACAGAGATGGGCAGTCAGCAATGTAGGACTATTTACTGGAAGTAACAGCAATCAATACCGAGCTCTTTCAGACACACCATTTGCAAACACTTCTGACTCAGAGCTTTTCCAATCAGCGAGGCTCTCTGCATCTTCTCTAAGGTATTACGGTCTGGGGCTAGAAAATGGAGGCTATAGTGTAACACTTCAGTTTGGTGAAATACAAATACAAGGTTCTGGTACCTGGACAAGTCTTGGAAGGCGACTTTTCGATATATATGTCCAG GGAAAACTTGTTGAAAAGGATTTTGATGTGCATAGAACAGCTAACGGTTCTACTTCCCGGGTGATTCAAAGAGTTTATAAAGCAAATGTATCTGAAAATTACGTTGAAATTCATCTTTTCTGGGCTGGGAAAGGGACATGTTGTATTCCTGCTCAAGGGACATATGGGCCGTTAGTCTCTGCTATCAGTGCAACGCCAG ATTTCATACCTACTGTAGCTAATAAGTTGCCCCCggaatccaagaaaaaaattgGTATAATTGCAGGGGCCATTGTAGGAGCAGGAATGATAAGTATCTTGGTGATTGCCATCATCTTAATCATCCGTCGGAAAAGAAAAAGGGCGGCTGATGAAGAAG TGCTACACAGCTTGGACATAAGACCCTACACCTTTAGTTACTCAGAACTCAGAGGTGCAACTCAAGATTTTAATTCTTCCAACAAGCTTGGGGAGGGAGGATTTGGACCTGTTTTTAAG GGGAAACTGAACGATGGAAGAGAGATAGCCGTGAAGCAGTTGTCAGTTGCATCGAGGCAAGGCAAGGGTCAATTTGTTGCGGAGATTGCCACTATATCAGCTGTTCAGCATCGCAACCTTGTAAAACTGTACGGATGTTGCATCGAGGGGAACCAGCGTATGCTTGTGTATGAATACCTCTCAAACCACAGTCTAGATCAAGCTCTGTTCG AGGAAAATAGCTTGCAACTTGGTTGGTCAGACCGTTTCGAGATATGCTTAGGAGTAGCAAAAGGTTTGGCATATATGCACGAGGAGTCAAGTCCTCGTATAGTGCACAGGGATGTGAAGGCAAGCAATATTCTGCTGGACTCGGACCTGATACCAAAACTCTCTGACTTTGGATTGGCCAAACTATATGATGATAAGAAGACGCACATAAGTACCCGAGTTGCAGGGACCAT AGGGTACCTGTCACCGGAATACGTGATGCTTGGACATCTTACGGAGAAGACGGATGTGTTTGCCTTTGGTATAGTGGCTCTGGAAATTGTAAGCGGAAGGCCCAACTCCTCTCCAGAAATGGATGAGGAGAAACAATACCTTCTCGAATGGGCATGGAGCCTACACCAAGAGAATCGTGATATGGAAGTGGTAGATGCGGGTCTAACAGGATATGACGAGGAAGAAGTGAAACGTGTAATAGGGGTAGCCTTCTTGTGCACACAGACAGATCACGCAGTACGGCCAGCAATGTCCCGAGTGGTAGGCATGTTGACGGGGAATGTGGAGATAACGGAAGCCAATGCGAAGCCAGGGTACGTCTCGGAGAGAACATTCGAGAACGCAATGAGCTTCATGAGTGGTGGTTCAACGAGCTCGAGCTTGGTATTGCCCCCTGACACTCCAAAGAATCCTTCCAAGTAG
- the LOC106353198 gene encoding probable LRR receptor-like serine/threonine-protein kinase At1g56140 isoform X2, which translates to MGRLYIAVAVWLVSMTCLFNAVRAQNGTRATTDPDEARALNKIFETWKITATEAWNKSGELCSGAAIDDSISIDNLFYNPLIKCDCSFVGSTICRIIALRARGMNVTGPIPQELWSLVYISNLNLNQNFLSGSLSPGIGNLTRMQWMTFGANALSGPLPKEIGLLTDLRSLAVDMNNFSGSLPPEIGNCTRLVKIYIGSSGLTGELPSSFVNLVNLEEAWINDIQLTGPIPAFIGNWTSLTTLRILGTNLSGPIPSTFANLVSLTELRLGEISNSRSSLHFIRNMKSLSVLVLRNNNLTGTIPSNIADYLQLRQLDLSFNNLTGQIPPSLFNSSQLTHLFLGNNKLSGSLPIQKSSSLSNLDVSYNDLTGNLPSWVRLPNLQLNLIANHFTVGGSDRRVFPGLDCLQKSFPCNRGKGVYFNFSVNCGGPDIRSSIGALYEKDEGELGPASSFVSKKQRWAVSNVGLFTGSNSNQYRALSDTPFANTSDSELFQSARLSASSLRYYGLGLENGGYSVTLQFGEIQIQGSGTWTSLGRRLFDIYVQGKLVEKDFDVHRTANGSTSRVIQRVYKANVSENYVEIHLFWAGKGTCCIPAQGTYGPLVSAISATPDFIPTVANKLPPESKKKIGIIAGAIVGAGMISILVIAIILIIRRKRKRAADEEVLHSLDIRPYTFSYSELRGATQDFNSSNKLGEGGFGPVFKGKLNDGREIAVKQLSVASRQGKGQFVAEIATISAVQHRNLVKLYGCCIEGNQRMLVYEYLSNHSLDQALFGMQIRGK; encoded by the exons ATGGGGAGGCTGTATATCGCAGTCGCAGTTTGGTTGGTGTCCATGACTTGTTTATTTAATGCGGTTCGAGCACAGAACGGAACCAGAGCTACTACTGATCCCGACGAAG CTCGGGCACTGAACAAGATCTTCGAGACGTGGAAGATAACGGCGACGGAAGCATGGAACAAGAGCGGCGAACTCTGCAGCGGAGCAGCCATCGACGACAGCATCAGCATCGACAACTTGTTCTACAACCCTCTCATAAAATGCGACTGTTCCTTTGTCGGCTCCACCATCTGCCGCATCATCGCTCT GAGGGCACGTGGGATGAATGTTACCGGACCTATTCCTCAAgagctgtggagtctcgttTACATCTCTAATCT GAACCTTAATCAGAATTTCTTGAGTGGCTCCTTGTCTCCTGGCATTGGTAATCTGACTCGCATGCAGTGGAT GACTTTTGGGGCCAATGCTTTGTCCGGTCCACTCCCCAAGGAGATAGGATTGCTCACTGATTTAAGATCTCT CGCTGTTGATATGAATAATTTCTCCGGTTCTCTACCACCTGAGATTGGAAATTGCACCAGGCTTGTCAAAAT ATACATTGGAAGTTCAGGACTTACTGGTGAACTTCCTTCATCATTTGTTAATCTTGTCAACTTGGAAGAAGc TTGGATTAATGATATCCAACTTACAGGTCCCATACCTGCCTTCATAGGAAATTGGACCAGTCTTACTACTCT GAGAATTCTGGGGACTAATTTGAGTGGTCCAATTCCATCTACATTTGCCAACTTAGTTTCGTTGACAGAACT GAGACTAGGTGAAATATCCAACAGCCGTTCTTCTCTTCATTTCATCCGCAACATGAAATCTCTAAGTGTCCT AGTATTACGGAACAATAATCTTACAGGCACGATACCTTCCAATATTGCAGATTACTTGCAACTGCGACAACT TGATTTGAGTTTCAACAACCTAACTGGGCAGATTCCACCTTCGCTTTTCAACTCAAGCCAACTTACTCACTT GTTTCTGGGAAATAACAAGTTGAGCGGTTCCTTACCCATTCAAAAGAGTTCCTCTCTTAGTAATCT AGATGTTTCATACAATGATTTGACAGGAAATCTTCCTTCTTGGGTTCGCCTACCAAACTTGCAACT TAACCTGATTGCGAACCACTTTACAGTAGGAGGGTCTGACAGAAG GGTTTTCCCCGGACTGGACTGCCTCCAGAAGAGTTTCCCCTGCAATCGAGGAAAAGGCGTAT ATTTCAACTTTTCTGTCAACTGTGGAGGCCCGGATATCAGGTCCAGTATTGGAGCTTTGTATGAGAAAGACGAGGGGGAGCTTGGACCAGCTTCATCTTTCGTAAGTAAAAAACAGAGATGGGCAGTCAGCAATGTAGGACTATTTACTGGAAGTAACAGCAATCAATACCGAGCTCTTTCAGACACACCATTTGCAAACACTTCTGACTCAGAGCTTTTCCAATCAGCGAGGCTCTCTGCATCTTCTCTAAGGTATTACGGTCTGGGGCTAGAAAATGGAGGCTATAGTGTAACACTTCAGTTTGGTGAAATACAAATACAAGGTTCTGGTACCTGGACAAGTCTTGGAAGGCGACTTTTCGATATATATGTCCAG GGAAAACTTGTTGAAAAGGATTTTGATGTGCATAGAACAGCTAACGGTTCTACTTCCCGGGTGATTCAAAGAGTTTATAAAGCAAATGTATCTGAAAATTACGTTGAAATTCATCTTTTCTGGGCTGGGAAAGGGACATGTTGTATTCCTGCTCAAGGGACATATGGGCCGTTAGTCTCTGCTATCAGTGCAACGCCAG ATTTCATACCTACTGTAGCTAATAAGTTGCCCCCggaatccaagaaaaaaattgGTATAATTGCAGGGGCCATTGTAGGAGCAGGAATGATAAGTATCTTGGTGATTGCCATCATCTTAATCATCCGTCGGAAAAGAAAAAGGGCGGCTGATGAAGAAG TGCTACACAGCTTGGACATAAGACCCTACACCTTTAGTTACTCAGAACTCAGAGGTGCAACTCAAGATTTTAATTCTTCCAACAAGCTTGGGGAGGGAGGATTTGGACCTGTTTTTAAG GGGAAACTGAACGATGGAAGAGAGATAGCCGTGAAGCAGTTGTCAGTTGCATCGAGGCAAGGCAAGGGTCAATTTGTTGCGGAGATTGCCACTATATCAGCTGTTCAGCATCGCAACCTTGTAAAACTGTACGGATGTTGCATCGAGGGGAACCAGCGTATGCTTGTGTATGAATACCTCTCAAACCACAGTCTAGATCAAGCTCTGTTCGGTATGCAAATAAG AGGAAAATAG
- the LOC106353197 gene encoding nuclear transcription factor Y subunit C-2, protein MEHSEESQPQQGVMDYVPPRAYQSGMPSSMAFHHQQLQLFWATQMQEIEQTTDFKNHTLPLARIKKIMKADEDVRMISAEAPVIFAKACEMFILELTLRSWIHTEENKRRTLQKNDIAAAISRTDVFDFLVDIIPKDDLKEEGLGVTKLTMPTVVDSSPYYYLQQQQGVWAQGNLEQHHDDQ, encoded by the coding sequence ATGGAGCATTCGGAAGAGAGCCAGCCGCAACAGGGGGTCATGGATTATGTTCCTCCTCGTGCTTATCAGAGTGGAATGCCCTCTTCTATGGCGTTCCATCACCAGCAGCTCCAACTTTTCTGGGCAACCCAAATGCAAGAGATCGAGCAGACCACAGACTTCAAGAACCACACCCTTCCGCTGGCGCGCATTAAGAAGATCATGAAAGCCGATGAAGATGTGCGCATGATCTCAGCGGAGGCCCCAGTGATCTTTGCCAAGGCATGTGAGATGTTCATACTGGAGCTGACGCTGCGTTCTTGGATCCACACGGAGGAGAACAAGAGGAGGACCTTGCAGAAGAACGACATAGCCGCTGCCATATCAAGGACTGACGTCTTTGATTTCTTGGTGGACATTATCCCCAAGGACGACCTGAAAGAAGAAGGGTTAGGGGTAACCAAACTGACCATGCCAACGGTGGTCGATTCTTCCCCATACTATTACTTGCAGCAGCAGCAAGGGGTCTGGGCACAGGGGAATCTAGAGCAACACCATGATGATCAGTAG
- the LOC106353196 gene encoding NAC domain-containing protein 71-like: protein MAPMSLPPGFRFHPTDEELVAYYLDRKVNGRTIELEIIPEVDLYKCEPWDLPEKTFLPGNDMEWYFYSTRDKKYPNGSRTNRATRAGYWKATGKDRAVESKKMKLGMKKTLVYYRGRAPHGLRTNWVMHEYRLTHLPSSSPSSSIKESYALCRVFKKHIQIPKRKDEEMMMGTSVGKEKKEEEEEENMWRKCDKVMMERESDEDESLKIASAETSSSELTQGILLDEANNSSNFPLHFSSSLLDDHDQFFANYSHLPYYPPLQLQDFPQISINEAQIMSTEYSKQQDFQCRDSMNGTLDEIFSFSSSATFPL, encoded by the exons ATGGCGCCCATGAGTTTGCCTCCAGGTTTCAGGTTTCATCCAACAGACGAAGAGCTAGTGGCATACTATCTGGACAGGAAGGTCAACGGCCGAACCATTGAGCTCGAGATCATTCCCGAAGTTGATCTCTATAAATGCGAGCCATGGGATTTACCTG AGAAGACATTTTTGCCGGGAAACGACATGGAATGGTACTTCTACAGTACAAGGGATAAGAAGTATCCAAATGGGTCCAGGACAAACCGTGCGACCCGAGCGGGTTACTGGAAAGCTACAGGGAAAGATCGTGCAGTAGAATCAAAGAAGATGAAGCTGGGGATGAAGAAGACTCTTGTTTATTATAGAGGAAGGGCTCCTCATGGCCTTCGTACTAACTGGGTGATGCATGAATATCGCCTCACTCACCTTCCTTCTTCATCCCCATCTTCCTCTATCAAG GAGTCATATGCATTGTGCCGTGTGTTTAAGAAACATATACAAATTCCAAAGAGAAAGGACGAAGAGATGATGATGGGTACTAGCGttggaaaagagaaaaaagaagaagaagaggaggagaacaTGTGGAGAAAATGCGATAAGGTAATGATGGAAAGAGAAAGCGACGAAGATGAGAGCTTAAAAATTGCATCTGCGGAGACATCCTCATCAGAGCTCACCCAAGGGATCCTTTTAGACGAAGCAAACAACTCATCCAATTTCCCCCTTCATTTCTCATCTTCTCTTCTCGACGATCATGATCAGTTTTTTGCAAACTACTCTCACCTTCCCTACTATCCTCCTCTCCAACTCCAAGATTTTCCTCAGATCTCTATTAACGAAGCACAGATTATGTCAACGGAGTACTCCAAGCAACAAGACTTTCAATGCAGAGACTCAATGAATGGGACACTTGACGAgatcttctctttctcttcttccgcCACCTTTCCCCTATGA